One part of the Dermacentor silvarum isolate Dsil-2018 chromosome 6, BIME_Dsil_1.4, whole genome shotgun sequence genome encodes these proteins:
- the LOC119456929 gene encoding beta-1,3-galactosyltransferase 9: MTFLYCVRRSSRSPLALLAICLLCLAGLAIISRKPPLAPPFSHYPSSLCAGNSTQVVLTIRTLPRHDAIRHVIRNSIAHSAVRSALPSWAFLFYMGFVKNSTRMDAVRGEINTHGDLLVSPIEAAANNSVEIALDMMRWVEERCGKGRPLRLFVHVNDTVFVDPIALEGYLNQMNNSTVARPSFYCKLVKGVNVGRDPKGINFVPRDLFRGPVFPPYCEGEAFFINGSHLGPLYAASLYALHYTLLPQYVTGHMAVIADMGHVDIAQRIASAGNPESGGKYTGRKVGKANLFITNMWLNMWKDIWLYSLYNQTRQMQLEKKLTEIIVERLQAASN, translated from the exons ATGAC GTTCCTATACTGCGTGAGGCGCTCCAGCCGCTCACCCCTGGCTCTGCTGGCCATTTGCTTGCTCTGCTTGGCTGGACTCGCCATCATATCGAGAAAGCCGCCTCTGGCACCGCCTTTCTCGCACTACCCGAGCTCGCTGTGCGCCGGCAACAGCACGCAGGTCGTCTTGACCATCCGGACGCTGCCCCGACACGACGCCATACGTCACGTGATTCGGAACAGCATAGCACACAGCGCCGTTCGTTCAGCACTGCCTTCGTGGGCGTTTCTCTTCTACATGGGCTTCGTGAAAAACTCGACGAG GATGGACGCCGTGCGTGGCGAGATAAACACCCATGGCGACCTACTCGTGAGCCCCATCGAAGCCGCGGCCAACAACTCGGTGGAGATCGCTCTGGACATGATGCGGTGGGTCGAGGAACGCTGCGGGAAAGGACGCCCACTGCGCCTCTTCGTCCACGTGAATGACACCGTGTTCGTCGACCCGATAGCCCTCGAGGGATACTTG AACCAAATGAACAACAGCACCGTGGCCCGCCCTTCGTTTTACTGCAAACTCGTCAAAGGCGTCAACGTGGGCCGTGACCCGAAAGGCATCAACTTTGTGCCTCGAGACCTGTTTCGTGGTCCCGTTTTCCCACCTTACTGTGAGGGTGAAGCCTTCTTCATCAACGGTTCGCACCTTGGCCCGCTGTACGCGGCGTCTCTGTACGCCCTGCACTACACACTCCTGCCGCAGTACGTGACGGGACACATGGCCGTCATCGCTGACATGGGTCACGTGGACATCGCCCAGCGTATCGCCAGCGCCGGGAACCCGGAAAGTGGCGGGAAGTACACGGGAAGAAAAGTAGGCAAGGCCAACCTCTTCATCACGAACATGTGGTTGAACATGTGGAAAGACATCTGGCTCTACTCGCTATATAACCAGACGCGCCAGATGCAGTTAGAGAAGAAACTGACGGAAATAATTGTTGAAAGGCTGCAGGCTGCCTCCAACTGA